The Verrucomicrobium spinosum DSM 4136 = JCM 18804 genome includes a region encoding these proteins:
- a CDS encoding ParB/RepB/Spo0J family partition protein: protein MIATQSTEAAPAPTRATVVYLPHENLHECILNPRKEFKPGPLEELSKNIEEMGVKQPLLVRPSRTVAGQYEIIAGARRWRGNGMALDRVVNYDDVEQVHRLVAKLGELPCMVEDMSDVQAREFMLVENLQREDLTVVEEADGYADLLALKGEDGQPLYTVAKIAERIGRSESHVTQRLKLRRAPKRLLEACEKGVIGSRHCELVGRIPDVEAREELAKAILAPQMRDKDLPLNVRETVALIRRDYMLSLKGCGFDVDDAELLPVQFSAQGERLCGGACMGCPFRSGNDASLQEELKVVGGQSGGGSMGVDPHVCTKPSCFRRKQEAAWKLVVASAEGSGKNVLSVQGAKAVFVEGSVRGDSEYVDLAAKPRPQDVGHYDEDSLPKWEQVVKGSPCEVKVTVARNPDTGRIHQLVKRDEAIEAANQAAKAKGATSLFGKRPAAGSGDGAFKAAERKRAEEKKVAVAESYEALNALGEAVVKRGGYGEDEGLVVLQSLLGMMNAQGVMVMGKALKLQPRKRGEPGYQGSGRDFILPILEHYKAADYTRPKLEAYVVMCLAGERLGFVDGDSPVAKNEPFLLLARTFGVDMDAVKRLAKVDAGKGKGKTVNQEAVDAAKMVDRRVALEKELVDLYVQAGNVYDDDDLEHTDELVKWLDIIAKDNGLKPYSDPNHGLADAELIVLAARRVVEELGVSASVGSGQCVSDEELSVTEKMQRCCALENDLVCLYEAAGHTYIDDVQASVDEFIAWVNTIAAEGGLPDYRASTCNIEVLEELVAKVRAAVAELKGEASLDTPVGTVVAWVSGGHELQGEVISREDFTTRSGVNSLDLTISLPVYCASPERGGLQLRLLDVDQGGVTIIAAPKVQPATDPEPPKGGTPTSPAKIKSVAKKAAKKAAKKVPVKKAGKKK, encoded by the coding sequence ATGATCGCGACACAATCAACGGAAGCGGCCCCTGCGCCGACCAGGGCCACGGTGGTGTACCTGCCCCACGAAAATCTGCATGAGTGCATCTTGAATCCGCGCAAGGAGTTCAAGCCCGGCCCCCTGGAGGAGCTGAGTAAGAACATTGAGGAGATGGGGGTGAAGCAGCCCCTGCTGGTGCGGCCGTCCAGGACGGTGGCGGGGCAGTATGAGATCATTGCCGGGGCGCGTCGGTGGCGGGGCAATGGCATGGCCCTGGACCGTGTGGTGAACTATGATGATGTGGAGCAGGTGCACCGCCTGGTGGCAAAGCTGGGTGAGCTGCCGTGCATGGTGGAGGACATGTCTGACGTGCAGGCGCGGGAGTTCATGCTGGTGGAAAACCTCCAGCGGGAGGACCTGACGGTGGTGGAGGAAGCGGACGGGTACGCGGATCTGCTGGCGCTGAAGGGGGAGGATGGGCAGCCGCTCTACACGGTGGCGAAGATCGCGGAGCGGATAGGGCGGTCTGAATCGCACGTGACGCAACGCTTGAAGCTGCGCCGTGCGCCGAAGCGTCTGCTGGAGGCCTGTGAGAAAGGGGTGATCGGCTCCCGGCACTGTGAGCTGGTGGGGCGCATCCCTGATGTGGAGGCGCGGGAGGAGCTGGCAAAGGCCATCCTGGCTCCGCAGATGCGGGACAAGGATCTGCCATTGAACGTACGGGAGACGGTGGCGCTGATCCGCCGGGACTACATGCTGTCCCTGAAGGGCTGTGGGTTCGATGTGGATGATGCTGAGCTGCTGCCTGTGCAATTTTCCGCCCAGGGGGAGCGGCTCTGTGGTGGGGCTTGCATGGGGTGCCCTTTCCGCAGTGGCAATGATGCCAGTCTCCAGGAGGAGCTGAAGGTGGTGGGTGGACAGAGTGGCGGCGGATCGATGGGGGTTGATCCCCATGTCTGCACGAAGCCGTCTTGCTTCCGGAGAAAGCAAGAGGCGGCGTGGAAGCTGGTGGTGGCCAGTGCGGAGGGTTCCGGGAAAAACGTGCTGTCCGTCCAGGGGGCGAAGGCGGTGTTTGTGGAGGGCTCGGTGCGGGGTGACAGCGAGTACGTGGACCTGGCCGCGAAGCCGCGCCCTCAGGATGTGGGGCACTACGACGAAGACAGCCTGCCAAAGTGGGAGCAGGTGGTGAAGGGATCGCCCTGCGAGGTGAAGGTGACGGTGGCCCGGAATCCAGACACCGGCCGAATCCACCAACTGGTGAAGCGTGATGAAGCCATTGAGGCGGCGAACCAGGCCGCGAAAGCGAAGGGGGCAACGAGCCTCTTTGGCAAGCGGCCAGCGGCTGGCAGTGGGGACGGTGCGTTCAAGGCGGCGGAGAGGAAGCGGGCTGAGGAGAAGAAGGTGGCGGTGGCGGAATCCTATGAGGCACTGAACGCCCTGGGTGAAGCGGTGGTGAAGCGTGGGGGGTATGGTGAGGATGAGGGCCTGGTGGTGCTCCAGAGCCTGCTGGGGATGATGAATGCACAAGGGGTGATGGTGATGGGGAAGGCGCTGAAGCTTCAGCCCCGGAAGAGAGGTGAGCCTGGGTACCAGGGGAGCGGTCGAGATTTCATCCTGCCGATCCTGGAGCACTACAAAGCGGCCGACTACACGCGGCCAAAGCTGGAGGCCTATGTGGTGATGTGTCTGGCGGGTGAACGGCTGGGGTTCGTGGACGGGGATTCTCCGGTGGCAAAGAATGAGCCATTCCTGTTGTTGGCGCGAACCTTTGGCGTGGACATGGACGCGGTGAAGCGCCTGGCGAAGGTGGACGCGGGTAAAGGGAAGGGGAAGACAGTGAACCAGGAAGCGGTGGATGCTGCCAAGATGGTGGACCGTCGCGTGGCCCTGGAGAAGGAGCTGGTGGACCTGTATGTGCAGGCGGGGAACGTCTATGATGATGACGACCTGGAGCACACGGATGAGCTGGTGAAGTGGCTGGACATCATCGCCAAAGACAACGGGCTGAAGCCGTACAGTGATCCGAATCACGGCCTGGCGGACGCGGAGCTGATCGTGCTGGCGGCTCGGCGGGTGGTGGAGGAGCTTGGGGTCAGTGCGTCAGTGGGCAGTGGGCAGTGCGTCAGTGATGAGGAGTTGAGCGTTACAGAGAAGATGCAAAGGTGCTGCGCTCTGGAGAATGATTTGGTGTGCTTGTACGAGGCTGCGGGACATACCTACATCGATGATGTGCAGGCGAGCGTTGACGAGTTCATCGCTTGGGTAAACACGATTGCGGCCGAAGGTGGATTGCCAGATTATCGAGCTTCAACCTGCAATATTGAAGTCTTGGAGGAGCTCGTAGCAAAGGTGCGGGCGGCCGTGGCAGAGTTGAAGGGTGAGGCTTCTCTGGATACTCCCGTGGGTACTGTGGTCGCCTGGGTATCCGGTGGGCACGAGTTGCAGGGTGAGGTGATTTCAAGGGAAGATTTCACGACCCGATCAGGGGTGAACTCCTTGGATCTTACGATTTCACTCCCGGTTTACTGTGCCTCGCCTGAGCGTGGTGGCTTGCAGCTTCGCCTGCTGGATGTGGATCAGGGTGGAGTGACGATCATTGCTGCTCCGAAGGTGCAACCTGCGACTGATCCTGAGCCCCCTAAAGGTGGTACTCCAACCTCGCCGGCGAAGATTAAGAGTGTCGCGAAAAAGGCGGCGAAGAAAGCGGCCAAGAAGGTTCCCGTGAAGAAGGCGGGGAAGAAGAAATAA
- a CDS encoding helix-turn-helix domain-containing protein, giving the protein MEPDQLRHLRESRGMTREALAEWLGDCSASTVNKWERGMHAIPGWVEQKMLSDLHLNLPLKAIHALMNHAQSTGQDFASTLALAIQQYLGTEEKTKETGTTYNKPASKITEFPLAAEERTHYKAPRQKPTAS; this is encoded by the coding sequence ATGGAGCCAGACCAATTGCGCCATTTACGAGAGTCCCGAGGCATGACCCGCGAAGCCCTTGCTGAGTGGCTAGGAGATTGCTCCGCCTCTACGGTGAACAAGTGGGAACGAGGAATGCACGCCATCCCCGGATGGGTGGAGCAGAAGATGTTGAGCGATCTCCATCTGAACCTCCCTTTGAAAGCCATTCACGCCCTGATGAATCACGCGCAAAGCACAGGGCAGGACTTCGCCAGCACACTGGCCCTGGCCATCCAGCAGTATCTAGGCACCGAGGAAAAGACCAAAGAGACGGGCACCACCTACAACAAGCCAGCGAGCAAGATCACCGAATTTCCCCTCGCGGCTGAAGAACGCACGCACTACAAGGCTCCCCGCCAGAAACCCACCGCCTCCTAA
- a CDS encoding TerD family protein, with translation MPITLPKGGNISLSPEEHSDGKLAVGLGFSATPGLHSPIDVDASAFLLGEDGRVRRGADFIFYNQPSDEESRFICLLENSPGQSANPVTEETDSDHVRFSIDLEAIPPEIHRIVFCLTLHGAEERQQNFGCIKRLYLRVLNRTQNIETVRFEAVGEFSTETALQVCELYRRGDGWKFRAIGQGFAGGLASLATGFGVHLEMATDTDDHPPAKQDDSSETANFEVVPPSISSGKAPPSLTDGFNPELPSLSKKKRRSSSEILAAQTEEIARAMKPFLPQIGLTLRNAANESSTRILLDRILQQVLGYSLEEIKPEHKIQGRTADYVLSPGGVDAVVIEVKRIGAPLKQKQIFQATSYAAYSGIKWALLTNLITWKLYRVSTTDKIEPHLVFTIDLNKGLSEDAAHYLTLISKNGIVRKTPLERLWQIRRSLSTESLIGAILHDDVLGRIRTLIARDTGINLDTADIKAALEQDILKIE, from the coding sequence ATGCCAATCACTTTACCCAAAGGCGGAAACATCTCCCTGTCCCCCGAAGAGCATTCCGATGGAAAACTGGCTGTAGGACTTGGATTCAGCGCCACTCCTGGACTCCACAGCCCTATCGATGTCGATGCGAGCGCTTTCCTGCTAGGCGAAGACGGGAGAGTGAGGCGGGGAGCCGACTTCATTTTCTACAATCAGCCCTCCGACGAGGAGAGCCGTTTCATCTGCCTTCTAGAGAACTCTCCCGGGCAGTCCGCAAACCCAGTCACCGAGGAGACGGATTCGGACCACGTCCGATTCTCCATCGATCTGGAAGCAATCCCCCCAGAGATTCACAGGATCGTCTTCTGCCTGACCTTGCATGGTGCCGAAGAAAGACAGCAGAATTTCGGGTGCATCAAGAGACTCTATCTTCGCGTCCTGAATCGCACCCAGAATATTGAAACGGTTCGCTTTGAGGCTGTGGGCGAGTTTTCGACGGAGACGGCACTGCAGGTTTGTGAGCTCTATCGGCGGGGAGACGGCTGGAAGTTCCGGGCAATCGGCCAGGGATTCGCGGGAGGATTGGCGTCGCTTGCCACCGGATTTGGAGTGCACCTGGAGATGGCGACAGACACTGATGATCACCCCCCTGCCAAACAAGACGATTCAAGTGAGACAGCCAATTTTGAAGTTGTGCCTCCAAGCATCAGCAGCGGCAAGGCCCCGCCCAGTCTGACAGATGGTTTCAATCCAGAGCTCCCCTCACTCTCGAAGAAGAAGCGCAGATCCAGCTCAGAAATTTTGGCGGCGCAGACGGAGGAGATCGCCCGCGCAATGAAGCCGTTTCTCCCCCAAATCGGTCTTACTCTGAGAAACGCGGCGAATGAGAGCAGCACCCGCATCTTGCTTGACCGTATTTTGCAGCAGGTGTTGGGATACAGTCTCGAGGAGATCAAACCAGAGCACAAAATACAGGGGAGAACTGCCGACTACGTGCTCTCACCGGGCGGCGTCGATGCCGTGGTGATCGAGGTCAAGCGTATCGGCGCGCCTCTCAAACAGAAGCAAATCTTTCAGGCCACCAGCTACGCCGCCTACTCTGGGATCAAATGGGCTCTGCTCACCAACCTCATCACCTGGAAGCTCTATCGGGTGTCCACAACAGACAAGATCGAGCCCCACCTGGTTTTCACCATTGATCTGAACAAGGGGCTCTCTGAAGATGCCGCACACTATCTGACCCTGATCTCGAAGAATGGCATCGTACGGAAAACACCTTTGGAGAGACTGTGGCAGATCCGGCGATCACTCTCTACTGAAAGCCTGATCGGAGCGATCCTGCATGATGATGTGCTGGGACGCATCCGCACACTTATCGCCAGAGACACCGGCATCAACCTCGACACAGCGGACATCAAGGCTGCTCTGGAGCAGGACATTCTAAAAATTGAATAG
- a CDS encoding lysophospholipid acyltransferase family protein, with amino-acid sequence MKLSYWLGYQTFKTLARGFFNYQVIGGERLNLKGGALIVSNHASFVDPPAVGIAFDEEIYYLARKSLMNNPMARAVYRAWNSIPVDQDRPDMGSLKAVIRLLKQGEKVLIFPEGSRNLDGKMLPGEPGVGLIVAKSEVPVIPVRLFGTREALPRGGSMPAPSEVTLVVGEPWYFDPANYTETGKDLYRKISEDLMAQIAALQL; translated from the coding sequence ATGAAACTCTCTTACTGGTTGGGCTATCAGACATTCAAGACCCTCGCCCGGGGATTCTTCAACTATCAAGTCATCGGTGGTGAGAGGCTGAATCTCAAAGGTGGTGCGTTGATCGTCTCCAACCATGCGAGCTTCGTTGACCCTCCTGCCGTGGGGATCGCGTTTGATGAGGAGATCTATTATCTCGCCAGAAAGTCGCTGATGAACAACCCCATGGCTCGCGCAGTTTACCGGGCCTGGAACTCCATTCCCGTGGACCAGGATCGGCCCGATATGGGCAGTTTGAAGGCGGTGATCCGTCTGCTCAAACAGGGGGAGAAGGTGCTGATCTTCCCTGAGGGTTCCCGCAATCTGGATGGGAAGATGCTGCCCGGTGAGCCTGGAGTCGGGTTGATCGTCGCCAAGTCTGAAGTTCCCGTCATCCCTGTGCGGCTCTTCGGCACGCGGGAGGCGCTGCCCCGTGGCGGCTCCATGCCTGCCCCTTCTGAGGTGACTCTCGTGGTGGGGGAGCCTTGGTACTTTGATCCCGCCAACTACACAGAGACTGGTAAAGATCTGTACCGGAAAATTAGCGAGGACTTGATGGCGCAGATCGCGGCGTTGCAGCTTTGA
- the cmk gene encoding (d)CMP kinase — MTTLDESTSKVMPQVIAIDGPAASGKSSVARELAARLGWTYVNTGNMYRAATLAVILAEADPTDEAAVLEVMDRTKFTCPVQDGRSVILVNGADVEAELNSEPVNKAVSHVARIPKVRELLLDLQRGLGLSQPAVMEGRDIGTVIFPDAPWKFYIDASEEVRAKRRGLQGLTDSVRDRDRMDSTRKTAPLMTAADAVVVDSSEMNLAEVVAHVLALLASRSFPETGPVQAPVASA; from the coding sequence ATGACGACCCTCGACGAATCGACATCCAAGGTGATGCCCCAGGTGATCGCCATAGACGGGCCTGCTGCCTCTGGAAAGAGCAGCGTCGCACGGGAACTGGCGGCCCGCTTGGGCTGGACCTATGTGAACACCGGCAACATGTACCGTGCCGCGACACTGGCTGTGATCCTGGCGGAAGCGGATCCCACGGACGAAGCGGCAGTGTTGGAAGTGATGGATCGCACGAAATTCACGTGTCCGGTGCAGGATGGGCGCAGCGTCATTCTGGTGAATGGTGCTGATGTGGAAGCGGAGCTGAACTCCGAGCCGGTGAACAAGGCCGTCTCCCACGTCGCTCGCATCCCCAAGGTGCGCGAGCTTCTGCTTGATCTCCAGCGTGGTCTTGGCCTCTCGCAGCCGGCGGTGATGGAAGGGCGTGACATCGGCACGGTGATTTTTCCCGATGCTCCCTGGAAATTCTACATCGACGCCTCGGAGGAAGTTCGCGCGAAGCGTCGTGGCCTCCAGGGCCTCACGGATTCGGTGCGGGATCGCGATCGCATGGATTCCACGCGGAAAACCGCACCGCTCATGACAGCGGCAGATGCCGTGGTGGTTGATAGCTCAGAAATGAATCTCGCAGAAGTGGTCGCCCATGTGCTCGCCCTTCTGGCATCCCGGAGTTTCCCTGAAACGGGTCCGGTCCAAGCTCCTGTAGCATCCGCATGA
- the aroA gene encoding 3-phosphoshikimate 1-carboxyvinyltransferase has product MSQLKVRSLKHVPPELIVPGDKSISHRAVMFAGLCEGTTLIENFLSSDDCLCSLNAMKAMGAEYEVLQTDSRGKPVKLTVTGHGMQLKAPAETIDCGNSGTTMRLMSGILAAQSFTATMAGDPSLSKRPMKRVADPLSQMGARLEGQGEKISAPITIHGGELEAITYTLPMASAQVKSAVLLAGWNTPGKTTVIEPVTTRDHTERLLAHFDVKVVRDGHAISIYGGQKPQPKDLFVPGDISSAAFWLVAAAATPGASLTIKKVGLNPTRTGILNVLIRMGARINDTVEISDGEPCGHITVQGGDLVGTEIGGLEIPNVIDELPILAVAGALARGVTVIRDAKELRVKETDRIAAVARNLRLMGVHVEEFDDGMEITGGLDLHGAELESYGDHRIAMAFAIAGLFAEGVTTINETECISTSYPGFEKHLELFQRAPLDPETSIPVISSIPSEVSERLAKD; this is encoded by the coding sequence ATGTCTCAGCTCAAAGTCCGTTCTTTGAAACACGTCCCCCCCGAGCTCATCGTGCCGGGGGACAAAAGCATCAGCCACCGCGCGGTCATGTTTGCCGGCCTGTGCGAGGGCACGACGCTGATCGAGAACTTCCTTTCCAGCGATGACTGCCTTTGCTCCCTGAACGCGATGAAGGCCATGGGGGCGGAGTATGAGGTGCTCCAGACCGACAGTCGGGGCAAACCGGTGAAGCTGACCGTCACCGGGCATGGCATGCAACTGAAGGCTCCTGCGGAGACCATTGATTGTGGAAACTCCGGCACCACCATGAGGCTGATGTCTGGCATTCTGGCAGCCCAGTCCTTCACGGCGACCATGGCTGGCGACCCCAGTCTTTCCAAGCGCCCGATGAAGCGGGTGGCAGACCCGCTCAGCCAGATGGGGGCGCGGCTGGAGGGGCAGGGGGAAAAGATCTCGGCTCCCATCACCATTCATGGCGGTGAGCTGGAAGCCATCACCTACACGCTGCCGATGGCGAGTGCCCAGGTGAAGAGTGCCGTGTTGCTCGCTGGCTGGAATACGCCTGGCAAGACCACCGTCATCGAGCCGGTCACCACCCGTGATCATACCGAGCGTCTCCTGGCCCACTTCGATGTAAAGGTCGTGCGGGACGGTCATGCGATCAGCATCTACGGCGGGCAAAAGCCTCAGCCCAAGGACCTGTTCGTGCCGGGGGACATCTCCAGTGCCGCCTTTTGGCTTGTGGCCGCTGCGGCCACTCCCGGGGCCAGCCTGACGATCAAGAAGGTGGGTCTCAACCCCACCCGCACCGGCATCCTGAATGTGCTCATTCGCATGGGGGCCCGCATCAACGACACGGTGGAAATCAGCGATGGCGAACCTTGTGGTCACATCACCGTCCAGGGCGGTGATCTCGTGGGCACAGAGATTGGCGGGCTGGAGATTCCCAACGTGATCGATGAACTCCCCATTCTGGCCGTGGCCGGGGCGCTGGCCCGCGGCGTGACCGTGATCAGGGACGCCAAAGAGTTGCGTGTGAAAGAGACGGATCGCATCGCTGCCGTGGCGCGAAACTTGCGCCTGATGGGCGTGCATGTGGAGGAGTTTGACGATGGCATGGAAATCACCGGCGGACTGGACCTTCATGGGGCCGAGCTGGAAAGCTACGGTGACCATCGTATCGCCATGGCCTTCGCCATTGCCGGCCTCTTCGCGGAGGGGGTTACCACCATCAACGAAACGGAGTGCATCAGCACCTCCTACCCCGGCTTTGAGAAACATCTCGAACTCTTCCAGCGTGCGCCGTTGGATCCCGAGACCTCCATCCCCGTCATCAGCAGCATTCCTTCCGAGGTGAGTGAACGCCTCGCCAAAGACTGA
- a CDS encoding prephenate dehydrogenase: protein MGPGLLGGSMLMALRAGLPGAHLRAWARRPEAAVELTERGFADLASTKLDDVLNGVGLVVLCTPVETMPALAAEMVTLQSVVAPDCVVTDVGSVKETVVTALEDVFARSTYRFVGSHPMAGSERAGLEAARPDLFQRAACLITPTLFTAESALTTVRAFWSLLGGRVLEMSPEEHDRKVARISHLPHVAAAVTALAALHEDPSAAACAGNGFRDTTRVAAGDPALWTGILLENRQEVQASVRAARDLYNELLAILENVDDRALHHFLQNAKTLRDGVV from the coding sequence GTGGGCCCCGGTTTGCTCGGTGGCTCCATGCTGATGGCGCTGCGTGCCGGTCTCCCGGGCGCCCATCTGCGTGCTTGGGCCCGACGTCCAGAAGCGGCTGTGGAGCTCACGGAGCGCGGCTTTGCCGATCTGGCTTCCACCAAGCTCGATGATGTGCTTAATGGAGTAGGGCTGGTGGTGCTGTGTACGCCGGTGGAGACGATGCCTGCGCTGGCTGCGGAGATGGTGACGCTGCAGAGCGTGGTGGCCCCGGATTGTGTGGTGACCGATGTGGGCAGTGTGAAGGAGACGGTCGTCACGGCACTGGAGGATGTCTTTGCCCGTTCCACCTATCGGTTCGTGGGCAGCCATCCCATGGCGGGATCTGAACGTGCCGGGCTGGAGGCCGCTCGTCCGGACCTCTTCCAGCGGGCGGCGTGCCTGATCACCCCTACCTTGTTCACGGCAGAGTCCGCTCTGACCACGGTCCGCGCTTTCTGGTCCCTGCTGGGCGGCCGGGTTCTGGAGATGTCCCCTGAGGAGCATGATCGCAAGGTGGCCCGCATCAGCCACCTGCCGCACGTCGCCGCAGCTGTTACGGCCTTGGCCGCGCTTCATGAGGACCCCTCTGCGGCGGCTTGTGCCGGGAATGGGTTCCGTGACACCACCCGGGTGGCTGCAGGGGACCCTGCCCTGTGGACGGGCATCCTGCTCGAGAACAGGCAGGAGGTGCAGGCCTCCGTGCGGGCCGCCCGGGACCTCTACAATGAACTGCTTGCGATCCTCGAAAACGTGGATGACAGGGCATTGCACCACTTCCTTCAGAACGCCAAAACCCTCCGTGACGGAGTGGTGTGA
- the dnaN gene encoding DNA polymerase III subunit beta, producing MKFSISKEAFLTALQQVQHVVSTRTTLPILSNVLIKAGNGQLQFVTTDLDVGISGTVAAEVEEAGATTLPARKLVSIIRELPSDEVEVTVDERNVAHIRSGPSFFKVMGLAADEFPPLPTFSDAREFKLEQRVLKDCLRKTSYAISTDETRYVLNGILCSFKENMLTMVATDGRRLAMVEQELEFPQSNEVDIIIPTKAVNEIQRLLEDEGEVTLKVGSGQIAFDLGDFFLASKLIEGNYPNYRQVIPGEARERIALDREPLLRTLGRTSLLLSDKSNSVKLHLTKDNLEVVANAPDVGEARESVAINYKGAEMTIAFNPEFFMAPLRNLVSDEVYLHLIDEISPGVLRSGTNFLYVLMPMRVNS from the coding sequence ATGAAATTCTCCATCAGCAAGGAAGCTTTCCTCACCGCGCTCCAACAAGTGCAACATGTCGTCAGCACCCGGACGACGCTCCCCATCCTTTCCAACGTCCTGATCAAGGCTGGCAACGGCCAGTTGCAGTTTGTCACGACGGACCTTGACGTGGGTATCAGCGGTACGGTGGCGGCGGAAGTTGAGGAGGCAGGAGCGACCACTCTTCCGGCCCGCAAGCTGGTCTCGATCATCCGGGAACTGCCGTCGGACGAGGTGGAAGTGACCGTGGACGAGCGCAATGTGGCCCACATTCGCAGCGGACCGAGCTTCTTCAAGGTCATGGGTCTGGCGGCTGACGAGTTCCCGCCGCTGCCGACTTTCAGTGATGCGCGTGAGTTCAAGCTGGAACAGCGGGTGCTCAAGGATTGTCTGCGCAAAACCTCCTATGCGATCTCTACTGATGAGACCCGCTACGTGCTCAACGGCATCCTGTGCTCCTTCAAGGAAAACATGCTGACCATGGTGGCCACGGACGGTCGCCGTCTGGCGATGGTGGAGCAGGAGTTGGAATTCCCCCAGAGCAACGAGGTGGACATCATCATCCCGACCAAGGCGGTGAATGAGATTCAGCGTCTGCTGGAAGATGAGGGGGAAGTGACCCTCAAGGTGGGCTCCGGCCAGATCGCCTTTGATCTGGGTGACTTCTTCCTCGCCAGCAAGCTGATCGAGGGGAACTACCCGAACTACCGCCAGGTGATCCCTGGAGAGGCTCGTGAGCGTATTGCACTGGATCGCGAGCCCCTCCTGCGTACGCTTGGCCGTACGTCATTGCTGCTGAGCGACAAGTCCAACTCGGTGAAGCTGCACCTTACCAAGGACAATCTCGAAGTGGTGGCCAATGCTCCCGACGTGGGTGAGGCCCGCGAGAGCGTCGCCATCAACTACAAAGGGGCGGAGATGACCATCGCCTTCAACCCGGAGTTTTTCATGGCTCCGTTGCGCAATCTCGTCAGTGACGAAGTTTACCTTCATTTGATTGACGAGATCAGCCCTGGCGTACTGCGTAGTGGGACCAATTTCCTCTATGTGTTGATGCCGATGCGCGTGAATTCCTAA
- the dnaA gene encoding chromosomal replication initiator protein DnaA: MTNTVMIGEGEVDGELPLWTGGSPVATPEEEPWSRIKALMKERIGPLMFERWFQRVGMQLLDDQRLVLLVPNLMHQYWIEDNYQQLLQVAASEVLPGGREIDYMVAADAVSEPPVLKAVVAPSPAAVKEAQAAGAPNLVPASFDAGVALTAKEAAKKMDRVTDKPEVATGPLFESDSRFNRLLMESGLNTRFSFNAFVVGPNCTYSCAVAKAVAEKPGRTYNPLFLHGAVGLGKTHLMQAIGREILHNKPKKVVRYVTSEAFTNEYIEALRHSKVSAFRQKYRKVDVLLIDDIQFFAGKGSTQEEFFHTFNDLFNSFKQIVLTSDRAPSEIKNLEARLVSRFEWGMATQIESPDLETRTAILRQKMVDWCVQVDDWVLSFLAENIRTNVRRLEGALMRVAAHISLGNGGPLTQTIVETLLRDILEEPDAKAVTIDWIQKVVAEHFDIRLADMTSHRRPASIAIPRQIAMHLARELTKSSLKEIGDAFGGRDHGTVIHACKAVSTKANSEEFRRTLGVLTEKIKKIS, encoded by the coding sequence ATGACGAATACGGTCATGATCGGGGAAGGGGAGGTGGATGGCGAGCTTCCTTTGTGGACGGGCGGGAGTCCCGTAGCCACGCCCGAGGAGGAGCCTTGGTCCCGGATCAAGGCCCTGATGAAAGAGCGCATCGGTCCGCTCATGTTTGAGCGCTGGTTCCAGCGTGTGGGGATGCAGCTGCTGGATGATCAGCGGCTCGTGCTTCTGGTGCCAAACTTGATGCACCAGTACTGGATTGAGGACAACTACCAGCAGCTGCTGCAAGTCGCGGCAAGCGAGGTCCTGCCCGGGGGGCGTGAGATCGACTACATGGTCGCGGCGGACGCGGTGTCTGAGCCGCCCGTGCTCAAGGCGGTGGTCGCGCCCTCGCCCGCGGCGGTGAAAGAGGCCCAGGCTGCTGGGGCGCCCAATCTGGTGCCGGCAAGCTTCGACGCAGGGGTCGCGCTGACGGCCAAGGAGGCTGCGAAGAAGATGGATCGGGTCACGGACAAGCCAGAGGTGGCCACGGGTCCCTTGTTCGAGAGCGATTCGCGCTTCAACCGTCTCCTCATGGAGTCAGGCCTGAACACTCGCTTCTCCTTCAATGCCTTCGTCGTGGGGCCCAACTGCACCTACTCCTGCGCGGTGGCCAAGGCCGTCGCGGAGAAGCCGGGCCGCACCTACAATCCCCTGTTCCTGCATGGAGCGGTCGGCTTGGGCAAGACGCACCTGATGCAGGCCATCGGACGGGAGATCCTGCACAACAAGCCCAAGAAGGTGGTGCGCTACGTCACGAGTGAAGCCTTCACCAACGAGTACATCGAAGCCCTGCGCCATAGCAAGGTGAGTGCCTTCCGCCAGAAGTACCGGAAGGTGGACGTCCTGCTCATCGATGACATCCAGTTCTTTGCTGGAAAAGGGAGCACTCAGGAGGAGTTCTTCCACACCTTCAATGATTTGTTTAACTCTTTTAAACAAATCGTCCTGACGAGTGACCGTGCCCCGAGTGAGATCAAGAACCTTGAAGCCCGCTTGGTGTCGCGCTTCGAGTGGGGGATGGCCACCCAGATCGAGTCTCCAGACCTGGAGACTCGCACGGCGATCCTGCGCCAGAAGATGGTGGACTGGTGCGTTCAGGTGGACGACTGGGTCCTTTCATTTCTCGCTGAGAACATCCGCACCAACGTCCGTCGTCTGGAGGGGGCTCTCATGCGCGTGGCAGCCCACATCTCCCTGGGCAACGGTGGCCCGCTCACCCAGACGATCGTGGAGACCCTGCTCCGTGACATCCTGGAAGAGCCGGATGCCAAGGCGGTCACCATTGACTGGATCCAGAAGGTCGTAGCCGAGCATTTCGACATCCGTCTGGCAGACATGACGAGCCATCGTCGGCCCGCCTCCATTGCCATCCCGCGGCAGATTGCCATGCACCTGGCGCGGGAGCTGACCAAGTCCTCGCTGAAGGAAATCGGCGATGCCTTTGGCGGGCGGGATCACGGAACGGTCATTCACGCCTGCAAAGCGGTCTCGACGAAGGCAAATTCTGAAGAATTTCGCCGTACGTTGGGTGTTCTGACGGAAAAAATTAAAAAGATTTCCTGA